TGAGGGCTAGCCTGCCTGCCCTGCTCCTGACCTCCAGCCCCCTAGGTCACAGCACAtgctgcctcctccagggagccttcccTGACCCCTCACACATGCTTCTCTCAAGCCACACAGTCCTCCTGGGCGTGAGGTCTTTGCCTGGTGGCCTGATTGTCCACAAGTATGTGCGGCCTCCCGCCTGGCCCCTCACCAACTAGGAATCCCTGGGGCTGTGTCCTCTGGCTGTGTGGGTTCTCACGGCCCCCCTCTCTTCCCCTGGCAGTTTTTGTTCGAGCGAGTGGAGGGCATCTCCAGAGCCACCATCGTTGATCTTGATGCCCATCAGGTGAGTACCCTGTGGGGCTGCAGTCTCCTGGCCCGGCCTCCTCGGGCCCCCATGACAGTCAGCTGTCACATGACTGCCCATCGTGGGGCTCCCTTCCCCCTGGGAACATTGCCAAGCCCCAGGCCGAgtctctgccacccccaccctgatCTGCCTTTCTCCTCGCTGCCCATCTTCTGAGCCTCAGGCTGGAAGCAGAGGGTCcgtctgtccctctgccccactcaggCCACCCAGCACGCTGGCTTCTCCTTGCTTCTGTCAAACCCAAGGGTCCTTCCTCCCTTCTGACCGCCCAACACACCAGGCCGAAGGCTCTTCCTGAAGCTGGGTCTGCTGATGCCATGCTCTCTAAAGCCTGCTGTGGCTTCCCAGTGCTTCCTAGTCAGTTTGAGGTGCTACCCCCTGTGGAGAGCTGAGGACCACTGTGGCCCTGGCCCTCAGACAAATGCTTACACACCTGTCTTCAGGGTTACTTGGGCCTGAGGCCACTACCCAAGAACTCACGGCCTGAGGGTGAagcagcagagggcagggcttCCTTCTCAGGACTCTAAATTGAGGGTTGGCTCCTCTGGCCAGACAGGACAGGACATTAAATGGGCACTTGGGGACGACTCCCTCACCCCTGCTGTTGTGCCCTTGTGCTGGCGGGTGCCCCACTGTGGGGCTTGTGACGCTGAGCTTCAGAACCTAGTCACACCTGCACAATCCTTTCCAGTTTACCTTTCACGCCCCCGACCCTAGCTGATCCTACCGCAGACTATAGAGAGTGTGGCAGGGCTAGAATTCCTTTCTCATCCCATGGAGAAAAACTCAGAGGGCTGGGGCTTGCTCCAGGTCACACTAGAAGACCACGGGGCTGGGATTTGAGgttgaattccagctctgccacttaacaGCCAAGAGACTCCCTGCCTCCAAGGGccagctgagctgcccaggcacatGGGCCATttcctggggtgtgtgtgtgtgtggggggtgttcCTTCCTTGTTGAGGGCACCTGCGTGCAAGCAGCTTTCATGTCCTCCCCACAGGGCAATGGACATGAACGGGACTTCATGGGTGACAAGCGTGTGTACATCATGGATGTCTACAACCGGCACATCTACCCTGGGGACCGCTTTGCCAAGCGTAAGCTGCCCCTTATCCTTCAGTGTTAAATGTACTCCTGCTTGGATGGAGCACTCTCTCTGGGGTGTTCCCCACGTGCTGGGCTCTGCAGAAGGCACTTCATTTATTCTCAGCATCCCTGCAAGGCAgggattgtttccattttacagacatgCAGACTGAGAATTAAGTCGCTTGCCCCATTCAAAACCCCATAAACCTTTCCAATATTATATTAGGGTAATATAATTCCACCAGAGGAATAAAACAGAACCCCTCCAACGTAGGCATTTTTCTGGTAGAAAACAGGGAATGACCAAAAAAGAAACGGCAGGAAAAATTtgataaatagaatataaaataagatgaCATAAACCAGgtcaaatataaaaattgttaaaataaaggGAGTGGGTGAAACTGATCAATCAAAATGCAGAGACTCCTAGATGGACCTGGAAAACACAGCAACCTGCCCGCTTTGCAAATAAACAGGGGACATTTGTGCCGGTGCATCTGTTGAGGGTAATTCCGCCCCAGATGTGGCCCAGGGGCACGGTTTCTGAACTGAGTCTTTCCAAGGTGCTGGAGATTTGGGCCTGTTGGGCACAGCAGGGTGGCTGCATTTCTGGGCAGAGGCTCCAGGAGGCGATGAAATCAGATTATCACCCATAAGGGTTCTAAATCCTCAGGGCAAAGTGTTTTatctgcagccccttccctcccttgggCCCCTTGGCAGTTCTTAGCGCTCTTTGGCTTCATTTTGGCTGGCATGAGGCAGAGCAGTGCTGGAGTCAGACCCTTTCCAATCCTGCCTGAGGTCCCAGGCAACCCTGACCCTCCTGAGCCTGTTTGCCTTCTTTGCACATGAGGGCTGTCCCTGTCTCCCCCACAGAGGCCATCAGGCGGAAGGTGGAGCTGGAATGGGGTACGGAGGATGATGAGTACCTGGATAAAGTGGAGCGGAACCTGCAGAAGGCCCTCCAAGAGCACCTGCCCGACGTCGTGGTGTACAACGCGGGTACCGACATCCTCGAGGGTGACCGCCTTGGGGGGCTGTCCATCAGCCCACAGGTGCGCCCCGACCCCGGGGGGGGGTGCGGGGTCTCCCCTGGGGACCCGCGGCAGCAGGAAGGCGGGCAGCACTGGTGCTTCTCCTGACGTCAAGGAGGGGCCGGGTGGGGAGGGCTTCCCGAAGCCACGGGGACCCGGCCCGCCTGAGCCggcccccaccctccctctgcaGGGCATCGTGAAGCGGGACGAACTGGTGTTTCGGGTGGTCCGGGGCCGCCAGGTGCCCATCCTCATGGTGACCTCGGGCGGCTACCAGAAGCGCACGGCCCGCATCATTGCCGACTCCATCCTTAATCTGTACAGCGTCGGGCTCATCGGGTCTGAGTCCCCCAGCCTCTCGGCACAGAACTCAGACACGCCCCTGCTGCCACCCGAGGTGCCCTGACCACGCTGCCCTCCTGCTCTTCCATGGCTCCCCGCCTGCCTCAGCCCCGCCCGCCCCTCAGTGCTTCTCCTTTTCTAACcacgggggtggtgggggtggctgCCAGGAGGCGCCGAGGGGCAGGGGCCGGTCCCTCACTGGGCTGGCCTTGGGGGCAGACCCCCGCGCCCCCATTGGGTGTCAGGGGTCTCCGGGCCTCTCAGTGGCtgggggctgaaggcagggcccGAGTCCCAGCCGACTCACGTGGGGTTGTGGGTCCAACCAGGCCCTGCAGAAAGGTGGGCAGTTTCCCAAGGTCGGAGAATGGGAGGTGAGGCTTTGGGGGCCCAAGTCACAGGATCTGCTTCACCCTGTCTTCCTCACCTCAGGGAGGGCACGGGCAGCCGTGGGCATCCGTGTGGGTGGGCCTGGGGGCCAGGTGCCACAGCTCGGCCTCCCGGGGTGGTGGGCTCTGGACTCCCAGCCGACAGGCAAGAGCCCTGGTCCTGGACGTGACGGGTGGCCCGGAACGGCATGCGAGTGGGTTTTCCCATCTGGTATTCCCCTTAAGTGAAGCAAGGGCTGGACCTGCTTTCCCAGGGCTCCTCGGTGGTGATAAGAGCAGGAGAGGGCCCGAGGAGCCCCAAATCCATGTTCCAGCCATGGTCTTGCCTGTTTGGGGAGAGTAACAGGTTTTGGAGGAAGACGCTTGGCTCAGTGAGGGGCCTCAGCACTGGAGGCTTGAGGGGCTGCTGaccctggtggggaggggcagaggaaggtgAAGCCCAGAAGGGGACCCTGGAGATGGGGACAGGTGGCCAAGCTGAGTCCTGTGGGACCTGAGGCCCCAAGTATGGTAGCCGGGCTGGCGTTCCTGGAGGTAGTTCAGAGCTCGCCATCCTGGTCTATAGGTTGTATGGGTAAGACCTGGGGCAGgagctcggggggcggggggtgggggggtggaacAGGGTGTGGCTACAGCCTCCACTGTCCTCACTCAAAGTTCCCAGGTCCTGACTATGCTTGTGTCTGAGGTCCCAAGGGGGCCCTGACCTCGTCCTCAGCTCTAATCTGAAGGGAACACTCAGGGCCACCCAGGAAGCTGGGTGGGGTGAGCATCCACGCATCCACCCCTTTACCTGAGTGTGTTCTTAGCGATCATGGGTGGGGGGTGTGAGGAGGGAAAGCGAGCCAGCTGAGGCATATCCCTGTCC
The nucleotide sequence above comes from Canis aureus isolate CA01 chromosome 19, VMU_Caureus_v.1.0, whole genome shotgun sequence. Encoded proteins:
- the HDAC11 gene encoding histone deacetylase 11 isoform X7; translation: MPHTTQLYQHVPETRWPIVYSPRYNITFMGLEKLHPFDAGKWGKVISFLKEEKLLSDGMLVEAREASDEDLLVVHTRRYLNELKWSFAVATITEIPPVIFLPNFLVQRKVLKPLRTQTGGTIMVEASTTAPVTGAGASAPTRTSHWPSSFCSSEWRASPEPPSLILMPIRAMDMNGTSWVTSVCTSWMSTTGTSTLGTALPSRPSGGRWSWNGVRRMMSTWIKWSGTCRRPSKSTCPTSWCTTRGIVKRDELVFRVVRGRQVPILMVTSGGYQKRTARIIADSILNLYSVGLIGSESPSLSAQNSDTPLLPPEVP
- the HDAC11 gene encoding histone deacetylase 11 isoform X5 — translated: MPHTTQLYQHVPETRWPIVYSPRYNITFMGLEKLHPFDAGKWGKVISFLKEEKLLSDGMLVEAREASDEDLLVVHTRRYLNELKVEASTTAPVTGAGASAPTRTSHWPSREIAQPPTMAGTGDSSLFVNNIGSALLPQSEEQFLFERVEGISRATIVDLDAHQGNGHERDFMGDKRVYIMDVYNRHIYPGDRFAKQAIRRKVELEWGTEDDEYLDKVERNLQKALQEHLPDVVVYNAGTDILEGDRLGGLSISPQGIVKRDELVFRVVRGRQVPILMVTSGGYQKRTARIIADSILNLYSVGLIGSESPSLSAQNSDTPLLPPEVP
- the HDAC11 gene encoding histone deacetylase 11 isoform X8, giving the protein MLVEAREASDEDLLVVHTRRYLNELKWSFAVATITEIPPVIFLPNFLVQRKVLKPLRTQTGGTIMVEASTTAPVTGAGASAPTRTSHWPSREIAQPPTMAGTGDSSLFVNNIGSALLPQSEEQFLFERVEGISRATIVDLDAHQGNGHERDFMGDKRVYIMDVYNRHIYPGDRFAKQAIRRKVELEWGTEDDEYLDKVERNLQKALQEHLPDVVVYNAGTDILEGDRLGGLSISPQGIVKRDELVFRVVRGRQVPILMVTSGGYQKRTARIIADSILNLYSVGLIGSESPSLSAQNSDTPLLPPEVP
- the HDAC11 gene encoding histone deacetylase 11 isoform X4; protein product: MGLEKLHPFDAGKWGKVISFLKEEKLLSDGMLVEAREASDEDLLVVHTRRYLNELKWSFAVATITEIPPVIFLPNFLVQRKVLKPLRTQTGGTIMVEASTTAPVTGAGASAPTRTSHWPSREIAQPPTMAGTGDSSLFVNNIGSALLPQSEEQFLFERVEGISRATIVDLDAHQGNGHERDFMGDKRVYIMDVYNRHIYPGDRFAKQAIRRKVELEWGTEDDEYLDKVERNLQKALQEHLPDVVVYNAGTDILEGDRLGGLSISPQGIVKRDELVFRVVRGRQVPILMVTSGGYQKRTARIIADSILNLYSVGLIGSESPSLSAQNSDTPLLPPEVP
- the HDAC11 gene encoding histone deacetylase 11 isoform X1; this encodes MPHTTQLYQHVPETRWPIVYSPRYNITFMGLEKLHPFDAGKWGKVISFLKEEKLLSDGMLVEAREASDEDLLVVHTRRYLNELKWSFAVATITEIPPVIFLPNFLVQRKVLKPLRTQTGGTIMVEASTTAPVTGAGASAPTRTSHWPSREIAQPPTMAGTGDSSLFVNNIGSALLPQSEEQFLFERVEGISRATIVDLDAHQGNGHERDFMGDKRVYIMDVYNRHIYPGDRFAKQAIRRKVELEWGTEDDEYLDKVERNLQKALQEHLPDVVVYNAGTDILEGDRLGGLSISPQGIVKRDELVFRVVRGRQVPILMVTSGGYQKRTARIIADSILNLYSVGLIGSESPSLSAQNSDTPLLPPEVP
- the HDAC11 gene encoding histone deacetylase 11 isoform X9, giving the protein MQWSFAVATITEIPPVIFLPNFLVQRKVLKPLRTQTGGTIMVEASTTAPVTGAGASAPTRTSHWPSREIAQPPTMAGTGDSSLFVNNIGSALLPQSEEQFLFERVEGISRATIVDLDAHQGNGHERDFMGDKRVYIMDVYNRHIYPGDRFAKQAIRRKVELEWGTEDDEYLDKVERNLQKALQEHLPDVVVYNAGTDILEGDRLGGLSISPQGIVKRDELVFRVVRGRQVPILMVTSGGYQKRTARIIADSILNLYSVGLIGSESPSLSAQNSDTPLLPPEVP
- the HDAC11 gene encoding histone deacetylase 11 isoform X2, whose product is MPHTTQLYQHVPETRWPIVYSPRYNITFMGLEKLHPFDAGKWGKVISFLKEEKLLSDGMLVEAREASDEDLLVVHTRRYLNELKLQPLSSASSGRPMACVSPSAVVLRCCDHHRDPPCHLPPELPCAEEGAEAPSDPNRRNHHGGGFHHCSSDRGGGFCAYADITLAIKFLFERVEGISRATIVDLDAHQGNGHERDFMGDKRVYIMDVYNRHIYPGDRFAKQAIRRKVELEWGTEDDEYLDKVERNLQKALQEHLPDVVVYNAGTDILEGDRLGGLSISPQGIVKRDELVFRVVRGRQVPILMVTSGGYQKRTARIIADSILNLYSVGLIGSESPSLSAQNSDTPLLPPEVP
- the HDAC11 gene encoding histone deacetylase 11 isoform X3, producing the protein MPHTTQLYQHVPETRWPIVYSPRYNITFMGLEKLHPFDAGKWGKVISFLKEEKLLSDGMLVEAREASDEDLLVVHTRRYLNELKWSFAVATITEIPPVIFLPNFLVQRKVLKPLRTQTGGTIMAGKLAMERGWAINVGGGFHHCSSDRGGGFCAYADITLAIKFLFERVEGISRATIVDLDAHQGNGHERDFMGDKRVYIMDVYNRHIYPGDRFAKQAIRRKVELEWGTEDDEYLDKVERNLQKALQEHLPDVVVYNAGTDILEGDRLGGLSISPQGIVKRDELVFRVVRGRQVPILMVTSGGYQKRTARIIADSILNLYSVGLIGSESPSLSAQNSDTPLLPPEVP